A stretch of the Equus quagga isolate Etosha38 chromosome 9, UCLA_HA_Equagga_1.0, whole genome shotgun sequence genome encodes the following:
- the LOC124244933 gene encoding translation initiation factor IF-2-like encodes MAGVCCPCPADRPACPQLKADTSKARLPGAQEEWALRVAGGLHTRQEHAARTKGAHGPQRNGNIFPNHTRLPKQGAKVDPKRNEALPTRDPQDLEPPGRQRSDRRTRDTLGNQLSAWGPRRGSRTRGAGGPRNARSSRDPSHPAWPETTPGNPSDSSPAAIGQRLHLLTPPRREATELLPDLTPAPLPRGARRGPRVRRGEGTPASAPSSPAPPAAGPARVPAVPCSEGAETKRPRRRRGSPTALRSLLPGRLSAAPAPSVRSAGPRGRRRRLPGSKTRAARAGGSSSLRAAAVTDGGCSRGGAHPASPPPSLPRLPGFLRAR; translated from the exons ATGGCCGGCGTGTGCTGCCCCTGCCCTGCAGACAGACCTGCCTGCCCCCAGCTCAAGGCGGACACCAGCAAGGCACGGctgccaggagcccaggaggAGTGGGCACTTCGAGTGGCTGGAGGCCTGCACACGAGGCAGGAACATGCAGCCAGGACCAAGGGCGCCCATG GTCCCCAAAGAAACGGAAACATTTTTCCAAACCACACTCGCCTTCCGAAACAGGGGGCGAAAGTAGACCCTAAAAGAAACGAGGCGCTGCCCACCCGTGACCCCCAGGACCTAGAGCCACCTGGGCGTCAGCGGAGTGACAGGAGAACACGCGACACCCTCGGGAACCAACTCAGTGCGTGGGGGCCCAGGAGGGGGTCACGCACCAGGGGCGCAGGTGGGCCCAG gAACGCGCGCTCTTCCCGCGACCCCAGCCACCCGGCCTGGCCAGAGACCACACCTGGAAACCCGTCGGATTCCAGCCCCGCCGCCATAGGCCAGCGTCTACACCTGCTCACACCCCCTCGCAGGGAGGCCACCGAGCTGCTACCTGACCTGACACCTGCGCCGCTGCCCAGGGGAGCCCGGCGAGGGCCCCGAGTCCGGCGCGGGGAGGGAACCCCGGCGTCGGCCCCCTCCAGCCCCGCGCCCCCGGCTGCGGGTCCTGCCCGGGTCCCCGCCGTGCCCTGCTCCGAGGGCGCGGAGACCAAGCGACCCCGCCGCCGGCGAGGATCACCCACCGCGCTGCGCTCGCTGCTCCCAGGCCGCCTCTCCGCCGCTCCGGCCCCAAGTGTGCGCAGCGCGGGGCCCCGGGGCCGCCGGCGCCGCCTTCCGGGGTCGAAGACGCGGGCCGCCAGGGCCGGAGGCTCGTCCTCGCTGCGCGCGGCGGCGGTGACTGACGGCGGCTGCTCCCGGGGCGGCGCGcaccccgcctcccctcccccgtcCCTCCCCCGCCTCCCGGGCTTCCTGCGAGCCAGGTAA